The proteins below are encoded in one region of bacterium:
- a CDS encoding VOC family protein — protein MPRRDGFIQGEPCWADLSAEDTEGAKAFYGGLFGWTWEDRSMPDSDMTYSMAQKDGCNVAGLGPAPPELLAMGLRSVWNTYLAVDSADEAYRKAIEAGGRGLAEPFDVMTTGRMAYIMDNQGAAVGFWQAGDHTGAQLIKEPGTMSWSELYVPDVGAATGFLGTVLGLTAETSDMGPMSYTLLKAGDEIVAGVMEPPENVPPSWSVYFGAADINETAGSVTGLGGQVMNGPFPTPLGQMIVAADPAGGVFLVHDYSTAADC, from the coding sequence ATGCCGCGCAGGGACGGATTCATCCAGGGAGAGCCGTGCTGGGCAGATCTCAGCGCCGAGGACACCGAGGGCGCCAAGGCCTTCTACGGAGGACTGTTCGGCTGGACCTGGGAGGACCGGAGCATGCCGGACTCGGACATGACCTATTCGATGGCCCAGAAGGATGGTTGCAACGTGGCCGGCCTGGGACCGGCCCCGCCGGAGTTGCTGGCGATGGGGCTGCGGTCGGTATGGAACACCTACCTGGCGGTCGACTCGGCCGACGAGGCATACCGGAAGGCGATCGAAGCCGGCGGCAGGGGACTCGCCGAGCCGTTCGACGTCATGACCACGGGTCGGATGGCCTACATCATGGACAACCAGGGTGCCGCCGTCGGTTTCTGGCAGGCGGGAGACCATACGGGCGCCCAGTTGATCAAGGAGCCCGGGACGATGAGTTGGAGCGAGCTCTACGTGCCGGACGTCGGCGCTGCGACCGGGTTTCTCGGCACCGTCCTCGGCCTGACCGCCGAGACCTCCGACATGGGTCCGATGTCCTATACGCTGCTCAAGGCCGGTGACGAGATCGTGGCCGGGGTGATGGAGCCTCCCGAGAACGTTCCTCCTTCGTGGAGCGTCTACTTCGGCGCCGCCGATATCAACGAGACCGCCGGCAGCGTGACCGGACTGGGCGGCCAAGTGATGAACGGGCCCTTCCCCACCCCGCTCGGGCAGATGATCGTGGCCGCGGATCCGGCCGGAGGCGTGTTCCTCGTCCACGACTACTCCACCGCCGCCGATTGTTAG